One part of the Prunus persica cultivar Lovell chromosome G5, Prunus_persica_NCBIv2, whole genome shotgun sequence genome encodes these proteins:
- the LOC18776763 gene encoding snakin-2 — protein sequence MAAVRVVLLLGVFLFCLTEVSSDIKIEEQLPHLAQLVVRGGSRRLMQDIDCGGLCKQRCSVHSRPKLCSRACGTCCVRCKCVPPGTSGNRELCGKCYTDMTTHGNKTKCP from the exons ATGGCAGCAGTACGCGTGGTTCTTTTGCTgggagtttttcttttctgcctTACTGAG GTTTCATCTGATATCAAGATTGAAGAACAATTACCTCATCTTGCGcag cttGTTGTGAGAGGTGGAAGCAGACGGCTAATGCAAGACATAG ACTGTGGAGGGCTGTGCAAGCAGAGGTGCAGCGTTCACTCGAGGCCAAAGCTTTGCAGCAGGGCGTGCGGCACGTGCTGTGTGAGGTGCAAGTGTGTGCCACCTGGCACTTCTGGGAACAGAGAACTCTGTGGCAAGTGCTACACTGACATGACCACCCATGGCAACAAAACCAAGTGCCCCTAA